The following proteins come from a genomic window of Winogradskyella sp. PC-19:
- a CDS encoding glycosyltransferase family 4 protein produces MSKKIGIVLSQTPGYSETFFISKIKGLQDAGADITLFVQHKNKDFDLCAVKVAKAKSKNLFIVLINLFSVFWLVISNFPRIKNFYQLEKNAHTSLLNILKKIYLNVHILSADLNWLHFGFATLALQKKHLAKAIGAKMGVSIRGFDICIYPVKHPGCYTLLWENVDKVHAISDDLILKLRAEGLPKHIPIEKITPAIDTDFFTVELTDFKKDNGFVNLISVSRLHWKKGFSYTLEALALLKSKGINFKYTIVGDGPLLEEVTYAIHQLDLTENIHLVGKKAKDDVINLYKKSHVFIQYSITEGFCNAALEAQSMGLLCIVSDAEGLPENIEHSKSGWVIPKRNPKALAEKIEEVIKLSDKKMFSIRSYAQQRVKLNFTIKKQQKQFVRFFNILSK; encoded by the coding sequence ATGAGTAAAAAAATAGGAATTGTTCTGTCGCAAACACCAGGTTATTCTGAAACCTTTTTTATTTCGAAAATAAAAGGGTTGCAAGATGCCGGTGCAGATATAACACTATTTGTTCAACATAAAAATAAAGATTTTGATTTGTGCGCAGTTAAAGTTGCAAAAGCTAAAAGTAAAAATCTATTTATTGTTCTAATAAATCTGTTTTCTGTTTTTTGGCTTGTTATTTCAAATTTCCCAAGAATCAAAAATTTTTATCAATTAGAAAAAAACGCACATACATCTTTATTAAATATACTTAAGAAAATATACCTGAATGTCCATATTTTAAGTGCGGATTTAAATTGGTTGCATTTCGGATTTGCAACTTTAGCATTACAAAAAAAACATTTAGCAAAAGCTATTGGAGCAAAAATGGGTGTAAGTATCAGAGGCTTTGATATATGTATTTATCCTGTAAAACATCCTGGATGTTATACGTTGTTATGGGAAAATGTAGATAAAGTGCATGCTATTTCTGATGATTTAATTTTAAAATTAAGAGCTGAAGGTTTGCCCAAACACATCCCAATAGAAAAGATTACGCCAGCAATTGATACAGATTTTTTTACTGTTGAGTTAACGGATTTTAAAAAGGATAATGGTTTTGTAAACCTAATTAGTGTTTCAAGATTACATTGGAAAAAAGGTTTTTCTTATACATTAGAAGCATTAGCATTATTAAAATCTAAAGGCATTAATTTTAAATATACTATAGTGGGAGATGGCCCATTGCTCGAGGAAGTTACTTATGCAATTCATCAGCTTGATTTGACCGAGAATATACATTTAGTTGGCAAAAAGGCAAAAGACGATGTCATTAATCTTTATAAGAAATCTCATGTTTTTATTCAATATAGCATAACTGAAGGATTTTGTAATGCTGCATTAGAAGCTCAATCTATGGGTTTGTTATGCATAGTTTCGGATGCCGAAGGTTTGCCGGAAAATATAGAACACTCAAAAAGTGGTTGGGTTATTCCAAAACGAAACCCTAAAGCACTGGCAGAAAAAATAGAGGAAGTAATTAAGCTATCCGATAAAAAAATGTTTAGTATAAGAAGTTATGCACAGCAACGTGTAAAGTTAAATTTTACAATTAAAAAACAGCAGAAACAGTTTGTAAGATTCTTTAATATATTGTCAAAGTAA
- a CDS encoding glycosyltransferase family 2 protein, protein MIKDQGNINKCSVIIPVFNGESYIKPAYNEIIRQEIKLPFELIFVDNNSTDNSKSEIKDIIAQDNRVHLFRAKTQGAGAARNKGIEEATGNFIYFFDVDDRLFPDAINVLIEILVKYPNLDSVFGDLTRDIYQLENFITKGDIYNPKQIQKPKQGLLWFTHFSKLVGPPAFLHRKKVFDDIGFFPEEILIGEDAAFHIRLGLFKNIGYVNRLVYFYNRHPDSTVSRIHNKQDYLYTYWEQYVKHYIPYYQNHERLEIFKTILKRKVFASFVKMIKRKQGFKSRQQLNTRLKAEISPLNIPIWLQFLISILVLSASDFVLKIALKLIVKSYKTNFSVVK, encoded by the coding sequence ATGATAAAAGACCAAGGAAATATTAATAAGTGTTCAGTTATCATACCTGTATTTAATGGCGAAAGCTATATAAAACCTGCGTATAACGAGATTATTAGGCAAGAGATCAAATTACCTTTTGAATTAATTTTTGTAGACAACAATTCTACAGATAATTCTAAATCTGAAATCAAAGATATTATTGCACAAGACAATAGAGTTCATCTATTTAGAGCAAAAACTCAAGGTGCTGGTGCTGCTAGAAATAAAGGCATAGAAGAAGCTACAGGTAATTTTATTTATTTTTTTGATGTCGATGATAGACTTTTTCCAGATGCAATTAATGTGTTGATAGAAATATTGGTTAAATATCCAAATTTGGATAGTGTTTTTGGGGATTTAACGCGAGATATATATCAATTAGAAAATTTCATAACAAAAGGAGATATATATAACCCAAAGCAAATTCAAAAGCCCAAACAAGGACTACTTTGGTTTACACACTTCTCAAAATTAGTTGGTCCACCTGCTTTTTTACACAGAAAAAAAGTTTTTGATGATATTGGATTTTTTCCAGAAGAAATTTTAATTGGAGAAGATGCCGCTTTTCATATAAGGTTAGGTTTGTTTAAAAATATCGGTTACGTCAATCGTTTAGTTTATTTCTATAACAGACATCCCGATTCTACTGTGTCCCGAATTCACAATAAGCAGGATTATTTATACACCTATTGGGAACAATATGTTAAGCACTATATACCTTATTATCAAAATCATGAGAGGCTAGAAATATTTAAAACTATATTAAAAAGAAAGGTATTTGCATCGTTTGTAAAAATGATAAAAAGAAAACAAGGTTTTAAAAGCAGACAACAACTTAATACTAGATTAAAAGCTGAAATATCACCATTAAATATACCTATTTGGCTTCAGTTTCTTATTTCAATATTGGTCCTATCTGCTAGTGATTTTGTGCTTAAAATCGCTTTGAAATTAATCGTTAAATCTTATAAGACAAATTTTAGTGTTGTCAAGTAG
- a CDS encoding DUF6625 family protein, with protein sequence MLSSRKKITFIIPYFGKNFPKYFPLFLNSVKYNPDYDFLCFTNIVYKKTVPSNFKIIPFSLRELTTLIKEKIGINTEFDNAYKLCDLKPCYGYIFQDYIKEVDFWGHIDIDLVLGNLNHFLYDDPTLENYEVLSFRQEWLSGSFALYKNVEVVNSLFKKSKDWKRVFETPTYLGFDECSRANIKGFSIFGALMKGEDLLSIPTEIESFTKVLLKSNLYVHFKTLIKESIDYGMLIKYEKGTIEVFKSGKSNLTNKERFLHYHYISEKRSKFFKYPNWDISSDKFYISKYGFHKNITHYYLRVLSVKLDLVIKKLFK encoded by the coding sequence GTGTTGTCAAGTAGAAAGAAAATAACATTTATAATCCCATATTTTGGTAAAAATTTCCCAAAGTATTTTCCCCTATTTCTAAATTCGGTAAAATACAATCCAGACTATGATTTTCTCTGTTTTACCAATATCGTTTACAAAAAAACTGTGCCCAGTAACTTTAAAATTATACCATTTAGTTTAAGGGAATTAACCACTCTAATTAAGGAGAAAATTGGTATAAATACTGAGTTCGATAATGCTTATAAACTTTGTGACTTAAAACCTTGTTATGGATATATTTTTCAAGATTATATTAAAGAGGTTGACTTTTGGGGACATATAGATATTGATTTGGTACTTGGGAATTTAAACCATTTTTTATATGATGACCCAACACTTGAAAACTATGAGGTTTTATCTTTCCGACAAGAATGGCTTTCTGGTTCATTTGCATTGTATAAAAATGTAGAAGTTGTAAACTCTTTATTTAAAAAGTCTAAGGATTGGAAAAGAGTTTTTGAAACACCAACTTACCTTGGGTTTGATGAATGTTCTAGAGCAAATATAAAAGGATTTTCAATTTTTGGAGCTTTGATGAAAGGTGAAGATTTATTAAGTATACCTACTGAGATTGAAAGTTTTACTAAAGTGCTTCTTAAATCTAATTTGTATGTACATTTTAAAACCCTAATAAAAGAGTCGATAGATTATGGGATGCTAATTAAATATGAGAAAGGAACAATAGAAGTATTTAAATCAGGAAAATCAAATTTAACTAATAAAGAGAGGTTTTTACATTATCATTACATTTCAGAAAAACGAAGCAAATTTTTTAAGTATCCCAATTGGGACATTAGTTCTGATAAATTTTATATTTCTAAATATGGATTTCATAAGAATATAACCCATTACTATTTGAGAGTTTTAAGTGTAAAGCTAGATTTGGTAATAAAAAAACTATTTAAATAA
- a CDS encoding glycosyltransferase family 2 protein — MRYDINGNSVFPIVSSLSEEIKVLLNEDVNYSSKTAKNYDLSWQAYKRGFLGQAEFYKTFDELSIQDEYNFIAKYYKKHWLIYILVLRLLSFKNPINEIKAFLKSQKINPISLYKVPFHSKIPENFKSKFHDKQPLISVVIPTLNRYDYLNRVLRDFEKQTYKNFEIIVVDQSDGFTKEFYNDFSLKIIVIYQDEKALWLARNTAIKEANGSLIAFSEDDVRIKPDWLSEHLKCLDYFNADISAGIFFPENESISKDKDFFTISEQFATGNAMLSKDIFKTVGLFDRQFEKGRMGDGAFGLRCFLEGYKSVSNPKAYCLDVKAPIGGLREFGAWDAFRTQNWFVPRPIPSVLYYFRFYFGNKLSKLALIKTIPASVLPYRLKRNKILSVLGAFLAILIAPILIYQIIKSWNLATRKLKIGPKIERL; from the coding sequence ATGAGGTACGACATAAATGGAAATTCTGTTTTTCCCATTGTCAGTTCCTTATCAGAAGAAATAAAGGTTCTTTTAAATGAAGATGTTAATTACAGTTCTAAAACTGCCAAAAATTACGACCTGTCTTGGCAAGCTTATAAAAGAGGTTTTTTAGGTCAAGCTGAATTCTACAAGACATTTGATGAATTAAGTATTCAAGATGAATATAATTTTATTGCTAAATATTATAAAAAGCATTGGTTGATTTATATTCTAGTACTGCGATTATTAAGCTTTAAAAATCCAATAAATGAGATAAAAGCTTTTTTAAAATCACAAAAAATAAATCCAATTTCACTGTACAAAGTTCCGTTTCACTCCAAAATTCCTGAGAATTTCAAATCTAAGTTTCACGATAAGCAGCCTTTAATCAGCGTTGTTATCCCAACTTTAAATAGATATGATTATTTAAATAGGGTTTTAAGAGATTTTGAAAAGCAGACATACAAAAATTTTGAGATTATTGTGGTAGACCAATCTGACGGCTTTACAAAAGAATTTTATAATGATTTCAGTTTAAAAATAATTGTAATATATCAAGATGAAAAAGCTTTGTGGTTAGCAAGGAATACGGCTATTAAAGAAGCTAATGGTAGTTTAATAGCTTTTTCTGAAGATGATGTGCGTATTAAGCCAGATTGGTTATCCGAACATTTAAAATGTTTAGATTATTTCAATGCAGATATTTCGGCTGGGATATTTTTCCCTGAGAATGAGTCTATTTCAAAGGATAAAGATTTTTTTACTATTTCAGAGCAATTTGCGACAGGTAATGCGATGTTATCAAAAGACATATTTAAAACTGTCGGCTTATTTGATAGACAGTTTGAGAAAGGTAGAATGGGAGATGGCGCTTTTGGCTTACGTTGTTTTTTAGAGGGCTATAAGAGCGTTTCTAATCCAAAAGCTTATTGCTTAGATGTAAAAGCACCAATAGGTGGTTTAAGAGAATTTGGAGCTTGGGATGCATTTAGAACTCAAAATTGGTTTGTACCAAGGCCTATCCCAAGTGTTCTTTATTATTTTAGATTTTATTTTGGTAATAAGCTTTCTAAATTAGCTTTAATAAAAACAATTCCAGCTTCAGTGTTACCTTACAGGCTTAAACGAAACAAAATTTTATCTGTTTTAGGGGCGTTTTTGGCTATATTGATAGCACCAATTCTAATATATCAGATTATAAAATCTTGGAATTTGGCAACAAGGAAACTTAAAATAGGTCCTAAGATTGAGCGTTTGTAA
- a CDS encoding glycosyltransferase family 4 protein has product MSDKKEHIVILTSEFPPLPGGIGNHACNLAENLTVSGYRVSVIADQRADSNQEVIFDKSLKSKIYRVKKVSIRSLMYLKRIWLSFKLSKSADVLICSGKFPLWIGAVLKPIIKAKVIAVIHGTEVNFSNQNLKKSISISLQRFDKVIAVSNYTKNLVSHLKLKNTMVIPNGFEISNFSSSAASIINLKGSPSLLTVGNLTERKGQAKVIEYLPSLIKKYPDLHYHCVGLKTEIDKYRRLCDNLGVSKYVTFHGHVGVEKLHDFYRSSDIFVMLSQNTASGDIEGFGIALIEANYFRLPTIGSRNCGIEDAINHQNSGLLVDSSKIKEFENAIFQILNNLPHYKVKAKIWAEKHQWSQIIKRYISFIKS; this is encoded by the coding sequence ATGTCTGATAAGAAAGAGCACATTGTAATTTTAACTTCGGAATTTCCTCCGCTACCTGGTGGAATAGGAAATCATGCTTGTAATTTGGCAGAGAATCTTACAGTGTCTGGTTATAGAGTTTCTGTCATTGCAGACCAACGTGCAGATTCAAATCAAGAAGTTATATTTGATAAGAGTTTAAAAAGTAAAATATACCGTGTAAAAAAAGTGTCGATACGTTCTTTAATGTATCTAAAACGCATTTGGTTATCTTTTAAACTGTCAAAGTCTGCGGATGTATTAATCTGTTCTGGTAAGTTTCCATTGTGGATAGGTGCTGTTTTAAAGCCAATTATTAAGGCTAAAGTTATAGCTGTAATTCATGGAACAGAAGTTAATTTTTCAAATCAAAATCTAAAAAAATCGATAAGTATTTCATTACAGCGGTTTGACAAAGTTATAGCAGTTTCTAATTATACAAAAAATTTAGTTTCACATTTGAAGTTAAAAAACACCATGGTCATACCAAATGGATTTGAAATTTCAAATTTTTCATCGAGTGCAGCCTCAATTATAAATTTAAAAGGTTCACCAAGTTTATTGACTGTCGGAAATTTGACAGAACGCAAAGGACAAGCTAAAGTTATTGAATATTTACCTAGTCTTATTAAAAAATATCCAGATTTACATTACCATTGTGTAGGTTTAAAAACTGAAATTGATAAATACAGACGTCTTTGTGACAACTTAGGTGTCTCTAAATATGTTACATTTCATGGTCATGTTGGTGTAGAGAAACTTCATGATTTTTATCGTAGTTCTGATATTTTTGTAATGCTAAGTCAAAATACTGCATCAGGTGATATAGAAGGTTTCGGTATAGCTTTGATAGAAGCTAATTATTTTAGACTACCGACAATTGGGTCAAGAAATTGTGGGATTGAAGACGCTATTAATCATCAAAATTCGGGATTATTGGTGGATTCTTCTAAAATTAAAGAGTTTGAGAACGCAATATTTCAAATACTTAATAACTTACCACATTATAAAGTTAAAGCTAAAATTTGGGCAGAAAAACATCAATGGAGTCAAATAATTAAACGTTACATATCTTTTATAAAATCTTGA
- a CDS encoding glycosyltransferase: MKLLIISHTEHYMSTDGQILGWAPTVNEINHLLDIFDEIYHASMLYHGVAPASTMAYKSNKIKFIEIPSSGGKTFTDKFRIIFNAPKTIGIISTILKKVDYFQLRTPTGIGTYLIPYLTLFSKKQGWYKYAGNWNQNDAPLSYALQRFLLKYQRRKVTINGEWKNQPAHCITFENPCLTEDNINEGKSITASKKTNGKLSFCYVGRLETPKGVGRIINAFKNLEPSLKDRVEAVHLVGDGTEKSKFLDLANDSKINFKFYGFLDRKDVFDIYKKSHFFLMPTTASEGFPKVIAEAMNFGCIPVVSNISSIAQYVIDRDNGILLSEVTAEKLEEVLADLLSDKPDNLTFKMTNQDLVLKFSYDNYNSKIVEGILTSAAI; this comes from the coding sequence TTGAAACTTTTAATAATTTCACATACCGAACATTATATGTCCACTGATGGACAAATTTTAGGTTGGGCTCCGACTGTAAATGAAATTAATCATTTATTAGATATTTTTGATGAAATTTATCATGCATCTATGCTTTATCATGGTGTTGCGCCGGCCAGTACAATGGCTTATAAATCGAATAAAATTAAATTTATTGAAATACCATCTTCAGGTGGAAAAACTTTTACAGATAAATTTAGAATTATTTTTAACGCGCCTAAAACTATTGGTATTATATCTACAATTCTAAAGAAGGTAGATTATTTTCAGTTGCGTACACCCACAGGTATTGGTACATATTTAATTCCTTATTTGACATTGTTTTCTAAAAAGCAAGGTTGGTATAAGTATGCAGGTAATTGGAATCAAAATGATGCGCCTTTGAGTTATGCTTTGCAACGTTTTTTGTTAAAATATCAAAGACGGAAAGTGACCATTAATGGAGAATGGAAAAATCAACCTGCACATTGTATAACATTTGAAAACCCATGCTTAACTGAGGATAATATAAATGAAGGAAAATCCATTACAGCATCAAAAAAAACGAACGGAAAATTGAGTTTCTGTTATGTTGGTCGTTTGGAAACACCAAAAGGTGTGGGTAGAATTATTAATGCTTTCAAAAATTTAGAGCCTTCATTAAAGGATAGAGTGGAAGCAGTTCATTTGGTTGGTGATGGTACAGAAAAATCAAAGTTTTTAGACTTAGCTAATGATAGTAAGATTAACTTTAAATTTTATGGTTTTTTAGATAGAAAAGATGTTTTTGATATTTATAAAAAGTCACATTTTTTCTTGATGCCTACAACTGCATCTGAAGGTTTTCCGAAGGTAATTGCCGAAGCAATGAATTTTGGATGCATTCCTGTAGTTTCAAATATCTCATCTATAGCACAATACGTTATTGACAGAGATAATGGGATATTGTTGTCTGAAGTAACTGCTGAAAAATTAGAGGAAGTCTTAGCAGATTTATTGTCTGATAAACCCGATAATCTAACTTTTAAAATGACTAATCAAGATTTAGTCTTAAAGTTCTCTTATGACAATTATAATTCCAAAATAGTAGAAGGTATATTAACCAGTGCTGCCATATGA
- a CDS encoding O-antigen ligase family protein, with translation MYHLFVFSTAYLFFLVFLREKKFYKQIVTFFIGLVIFENAIVLLQNFGFIDFLWGEIDRRDYLGFLSGTLGPNKIVLGLTMFLSIAALLALSLEKRIKINRTLAFIAISLSVVNLLISGSRTSYLALGILLAIVLLFKPGKMLVSLGVSLVLLFGITFFVPEIRNKIVEVYQYRIESRISNKEQLRDSNVTELYEDLGAGRKELQTRFLLSLKDNLYVVPFGAGFNNRMLFPGNSPHNMYLTLINEVGLVGLFFYVIWLLGYLFINFKTYKTLGVFLKAVVLAMMVTLLFGEHLYIFRPVFALLGLFLFVVALLISPRYFKYGF, from the coding sequence ATGTATCATCTTTTTGTATTCTCAACGGCTTATTTATTCTTTCTCGTATTTTTAAGAGAAAAAAAGTTCTATAAGCAAATTGTTACTTTTTTTATTGGGCTAGTTATTTTTGAAAATGCTATTGTTTTACTTCAGAATTTTGGCTTTATAGATTTTTTATGGGGCGAAATAGACAGAAGAGATTATCTTGGTTTTTTGTCTGGTACTTTAGGGCCAAATAAAATTGTATTGGGGCTAACAATGTTTTTATCAATTGCGGCACTTCTAGCTTTATCCCTAGAGAAGCGTATAAAAATTAATAGAACTTTAGCTTTTATAGCTATATCTCTGTCTGTAGTAAACCTATTAATTTCTGGATCACGAACATCTTATTTAGCCCTTGGTATTCTTTTAGCAATAGTACTTCTATTTAAACCTGGTAAAATGCTAGTAAGCTTAGGTGTTTCTTTAGTTTTATTATTTGGAATTACATTTTTTGTGCCAGAAATAAGGAATAAAATAGTTGAAGTTTATCAGTATAGAATTGAATCACGAATAAGTAATAAAGAACAACTTAGAGATAGTAACGTAACTGAGTTATATGAGGATTTGGGTGCTGGAAGAAAAGAATTACAAACACGTTTTTTACTGAGTTTAAAGGATAATTTATATGTTGTGCCTTTTGGAGCTGGTTTTAATAATAGAATGCTATTTCCAGGTAATTCGCCTCATAATATGTATTTGACGCTCATTAACGAAGTTGGTTTAGTTGGATTATTTTTTTATGTAATTTGGCTTTTGGGTTATCTATTCATAAACTTTAAAACTTATAAAACCTTGGGTGTTTTTTTAAAAGCCGTAGTTTTGGCAATGATGGTAACCTTGTTATTTGGAGAGCATTTATATATTTTTAGACCAGTGTTCGCATTATTAGGCTTATTTTTATTTGTAGTAGCATTATTAATTTCACCGAGATATTTTAAGTATGGATTTTGA